The genomic segment TTATTGATATATTTTGTACGAATATCAAAGGGACGATCAGCAGTTAATTTTTCTCGAATAGATTCAGGAAGTGTGTCGGCAACTTTTCTGATGATATCAAGTTCAGACATAAATTCATCCAATAACCCCACATTAGGCATTTGACTTTGATGGTCAAATCCTTGTTCTTCTATTTGTAATGAGGCGGTAATATGACAGATAGGTTCATTATGTTGAATAGCTTTTATGCGAAGTGCGGTGAAATTCCGCCCTGTTCTGAGTGTTTCAACATCATAGATAATTGGGTGTTGGCTATCCCCAGTTGAAAGAAAATAAGCGTGGCAAGAGTGTAAGATGCGATCTCGCGGTGCTGTTTGTATTGCAGCAGACAAAGCTTGCGCAACGACTTGTCCGCCAAATACTTGACGTAAACCTAAGTCTTGGCTACTGCCACGGTATAAATTTTCATCTAATCTTTCTAATCGGAGTAATTCAATTAAGTTTTTTAATACTGTTGACATTTCATTTCCTAAAATTATTTGCAATCAAGCAGGGCTTATTGCATAATACGCCCACTCGCGAAGAGTGAGTTCAATGGGAACCTTTTCGGTCTCTCGCAATGGTGTCTGGTTTACTCGGTCAGGTTCGGAAGAAAGCAGCCAAAGTCAGAATTTCTGTGTGCCGAGAATTCGCTGGGAAGGTTCCCGCCCTTTATCTGCTTATCTTATTTCTAAACTCGTTCCATTAATCCTTTAAAAAAGCCCGTTTTCTGTTGCATTAATTGTACAAAAGATCCATTTTCCACCAGTTCACCATTATCAATCACTAAAATTTGATCAAACTGTTCAATAGCCGTTAAACGATGTGTCACCATAATCAGCGTTTTCTCTTTGGCGTGTTCTAAAATTAACTCAAGAACACGACGCTCAGTTTCACGATCTAGCCCTTCAGTCGGTTCATCAAGCAACAAAATAGGCGCATCGCTTAACAACAGGCGAGCCAATCCTAAACGGCGTTGTTCGCCACCCGAAAGTGGACGACCGCCTTCGCCAAGCCATTGCGCTAAACCTTGTTTATCTTCCAATAATTTTTCTAAGCCAACGGCATTTAATACCGTTATCATTTTTTCATCTGGCAATACGGATTTATTCGCCATTTGTAAATTTTGGCGTAAGGTATCGCTAAATACATGAATGCGTTGCGTTAGAAAACACATTTGCTCACGTAAGGTGTTTTCCGTATAAGCGGAAATATTTTTTCCACCAAAGAAAATATCTCCTTGTATTGGGTCATAATTTCTCACCAAAATCTGTAATAACGTGGATTTACCACTGCCTGTTTTCCCTAAAACGGCAACTTTTGCGTTGTGTTTAATTTGTACATTTAAATTGTGCAAAGCCAGATCCTGACGTTCAGGATAGCGAAAATAAAGATTTTTTATCTCAATGAGAATCTCGGAAAAATTGACCGCACTTTCTGTACCGTTGAACTGCACTAAAGGGGCTTGTTCAATAATATCCGTCACACGTTCCGCGGAAGCAATGACTTGACCAATATGCAAAAAGGCGGAACCGATAGGCATTAAAATCTCAAAGGCTGCCAATGCTGCCATGGTGAATAGGGCGATAAAGGCAAAACGGTATTCATCAGAACCAAAATCCATATTAGCAGCCAGCCATAAGGTAACGACAACTAATAAACCGTTGGCAAACATCATCAGTGCGGTGGAAAATCCGCTTAAATTGCTTTCACGTTGTTGTAACGCTTGCCATTGGTTTTCTGTTTGATTGAGTTTTTGCTTTAACTTATCTTCTGCATTAAAGAGCAATAATTCTGCTTGTGCTTGGATAAACTCAACGAATTGTTCGCGATAAACGGCGCGCGATTGGGTTAATTGTGCGCCAAATTGATTGCCAAGATGATAGAAAATGGTGGGAATTAGGAGTAATAATGCAAGTAAAGAAAAACCCATAAATAAAGCCAATGGCACACTAAATAAGCTTAAACTTAGGGTAATTAACGTAATGACTACCACAGCACTGATAAATGGTGCAATAAGGCGCAAATAAAGGCTATCTAATGTATCTACATCAGCCACTAAGCGATTGAGTAAATCGCTATTGCGATAGCGGTTGAGAACGGCTGGTGATAACGGAATGATTTTACTGAAAATCTGTACCCGTAATTTGGCAAGGACTTTGAAAGTTGCATCATGAGTCACCACTTTTTCAAAGTAACGCGCCACTGTGCGACCAATAGCTAAACCACGCACACTGGCGGATGGATAGAAAAAGTTAAATAGCGAACCTGCGCCCGCAATGGCGGTTGCGGCTAAAAACCAACCTGATAGCGTCAACAAACCAATACTTGCCGCTAAACCTGTAATCATTAGAATTGTGCCGATGATAATGGATGTT from the [Actinobacillus] rossii genome contains:
- the tesB gene encoding acyl-CoA thioesterase II: MSTVLKNLIELLRLERLDENLYRGSSQDLGLRQVFGGQVVAQALSAAIQTAPRDRILHSCHAYFLSTGDSQHPIIYDVETLRTGRNFTALRIKAIQHNEPICHITASLQIEEQGFDHQSQMPNVGLLDEFMSELDIIRKVADTLPESIREKLTADRPFDIRTKYINNPFKGQKLPPEQFAWVKANGTVSQGHQIQQCLLAYFSDFHPLLTALHPHGKGFLEPGMKVATIDHSIWFHRPFDLNDWLLYAIESNNAYGARGLSRGQIFDRNGKLIATTQQEGLIRLTK
- a CDS encoding cysteine/glutathione ABC transporter membrane /ATP-binding protein; amino-acid sequence: MRSLLPYIQQFKHAKTSIIIGTILMITGLAASIGLLTLSGWFLAATAIAGAGSLFNFFYPSASVRGLAIGRTVARYFEKVVTHDATFKVLAKLRVQIFSKIIPLSPAVLNRYRNSDLLNRLVADVDTLDSLYLRLIAPFISAVVVITLITLSLSLFSVPLALFMGFSLLALLLLIPTIFYHLGNQFGAQLTQSRAVYREQFVEFIQAQAELLLFNAEDKLKQKLNQTENQWQALQQRESNLSGFSTALMMFANGLLVVVTLWLAANMDFGSDEYRFAFIALFTMAALAAFEILMPIGSAFLHIGQVIASAERVTDIIEQAPLVQFNGTESAVNFSEILIEIKNLYFRYPERQDLALHNLNVQIKHNAKVAVLGKTGSGKSTLLQILVRNYDPIQGDIFFGGKNISAYTENTLREQMCFLTQRIHVFSDTLRQNLQMANKSVLPDEKMITVLNAVGLEKLLEDKQGLAQWLGEGGRPLSGGEQRRLGLARLLLSDAPILLLDEPTEGLDRETERRVLELILEHAKEKTLIMVTHRLTAIEQFDQILVIDNGELVENGSFVQLMQQKTGFFKGLMERV